Proteins encoded in a region of the Candidatus Methylacidithermus pantelleriae genome:
- a CDS encoding HAD family hydrolase, whose product MRKIGQWGVIFDWDGVLVDSGPLHRKAWERLAAELGKPLERGQFEESFGRKNQWIIGHLLRWADSPEEVEALSRRKEELYRELVFRDGVRLLPGVLSFVEELAVRSIPRAIATSTPRENLVLGLKSLGLCRYFSCAVTAEDVSMGKPDPEIFLRAAKQIDLPAGRCVVIEDAPAGVEGARRAGMRVVAVTTTHPEEKLRNADKVIPSPACLPVEELEAWFG is encoded by the coding sequence ATGAGGAAAATCGGCCAGTGGGGCGTCATTTTTGATTGGGATGGTGTCCTTGTTGATTCTGGGCCTCTTCACCGAAAGGCATGGGAGCGATTGGCTGCTGAATTGGGCAAGCCCCTGGAAAGGGGGCAGTTCGAAGAAAGCTTCGGCCGAAAAAACCAGTGGATTATTGGGCATCTTTTGCGGTGGGCGGACAGCCCAGAGGAGGTCGAGGCGCTCTCTCGCCGCAAGGAAGAACTCTATCGGGAACTGGTTTTCCGAGACGGAGTTCGTCTTCTGCCGGGGGTTCTCTCGTTTGTGGAAGAGCTGGCTGTCCGGTCGATTCCGCGAGCTATTGCAACTTCAACCCCAAGGGAAAACCTTGTTTTGGGGCTTAAGTCATTGGGTTTATGCAGATACTTTTCTTGTGCTGTCACAGCTGAAGATGTATCTATGGGGAAACCGGATCCAGAAATCTTTCTTCGGGCAGCTAAACAAATAGATCTCCCAGCGGGCCGCTGTGTTGTTATAGAGGACGCACCGGCAGGAGTGGAAGGAGCAAGACGAGCCGGAATGCGGGTGGTGGCCGTCACAACGACACATCCGGAAGAAAAGCTCCGAAATGCCGATAAGGTGATTCCCTCGCCGGCTTGCCTGCCTGTAGAGGAGCTTGAGGCTTGGTTTGGCTAG
- the rlmN gene encoding 23S rRNA (adenine(2503)-C(2))-methyltransferase RlmN gives MESILDRPIEEWDLGPEPLYRRSQICHWIFGRRVTDFSQMTSLPWELRRRLSEQYSVHTLSLETRRVAPDGTEKFLWRLSDGQLLESVLIPASEGRDGMRAKRWTLCISTQVGCAYGCRFCASGLMGWKRNLTPGEIVGQVLAAQEHSRLPMGNLVFMGMGEPLANFDALQVALSYLCSPWGLGIGARRITISTVGLVPKIWQLAEDPRAFRLAISLHAPNDALRSKLMPIARKYSLQELLEACIAYVRNKGPCLTFEYILLEHVNDYPDHARELSALARRAGAKLNLIPYNPVQGLPWKRPRPTRLECFRDVLARSGCEVTVRQPKGDMIEAACGQLRLVSLVGGGYVEAQQDKCRIPTAGDRQGLQSAAEHKPFDRSMSK, from the coding sequence ATGGAAAGCATTCTGGATAGGCCCATCGAGGAGTGGGATCTTGGGCCCGAGCCTTTGTACCGCCGGTCCCAGATCTGCCATTGGATTTTTGGCCGAAGGGTCACTGATTTCTCGCAGATGACTTCTCTCCCTTGGGAGCTCCGTCGTAGGCTGTCGGAACAATACAGCGTTCATACTCTGTCTTTGGAAACGCGGCGAGTAGCGCCGGATGGGACGGAAAAGTTTCTTTGGCGTCTTTCGGATGGGCAGTTGCTCGAAAGCGTGCTTATCCCTGCCAGTGAGGGTCGGGACGGCATGCGTGCGAAGCGTTGGACGTTATGCATCTCGACGCAAGTGGGCTGCGCGTATGGGTGTCGTTTCTGCGCAAGCGGACTCATGGGTTGGAAGCGCAATCTTACTCCCGGGGAAATCGTCGGCCAAGTCCTTGCTGCCCAAGAGCATTCTCGTTTACCGATGGGTAACCTCGTATTTATGGGAATGGGGGAGCCACTGGCCAATTTTGACGCCTTGCAGGTCGCCTTATCCTATCTCTGTTCTCCCTGGGGACTAGGGATCGGCGCACGACGAATCACTATTTCTACCGTCGGACTGGTTCCAAAAATTTGGCAACTGGCCGAGGACCCTCGGGCGTTTCGCCTAGCAATCTCCTTGCACGCACCCAATGATGCCCTCCGAAGCAAGCTTATGCCGATTGCCCGCAAGTACTCTTTGCAAGAGCTTTTAGAAGCTTGCATCGCATATGTACGAAACAAAGGACCTTGCCTTACGTTTGAATACATTCTCTTGGAACACGTAAACGACTATCCCGACCATGCCCGTGAGCTATCCGCTCTTGCCCGCCGTGCAGGGGCGAAACTAAATCTTATCCCGTATAACCCCGTCCAAGGCTTGCCATGGAAGCGACCCAGACCAACCCGGCTGGAATGCTTTCGAGACGTGCTAGCACGATCTGGTTGTGAGGTTACGGTTCGTCAGCCAAAGGGAGACATGATTGAGGCTGCCTGTGGGCAGTTGCGCTTGGTCAGCTTGGTTGGTGGAGGCTATGTTGAGGCCCAACAAGATAAGTGCCGGATTCCCACTGCGGGGGATCGCCAAGGGCTACAGAGTGCGGCCGAACATAAGCCCTTTGATAGGAGCATGTCAAAATAA
- the tsaD gene encoding tRNA (adenosine(37)-N6)-threonylcarbamoyltransferase complex transferase subunit TsaD, which translates to MRIVAIETSCDETAVAILEDRGKSVHLRGSFLATQAASHRPYGGVVPEIAVREHARNLPLGVERVLAEASLRVGDLQGVAATRGPGLASSLLVGYAFGRSLALGLQRPFWGINHLEGHLLSPFWGHFDEIPFPFLGLIVSGGHTLLVLAKELGDYQRVASTVDDAAGEALDKIARLLGLGYPGGPAIERMAQQGNPKRYVFPQACREKGDRRFSFSGLKTAVRYFIQNHEGHLGDGSFLADVCASVQEAVMEVLAKKTVETAIAYGVSVVALSGGVACNQRLRQLFAEYCHAHQLRLAVAPPALCTDNAIMIGWVALLRSRAGLDDDSDKQIDIDPNLSL; encoded by the coding sequence GTGCGAATAGTAGCCATTGAAACGTCCTGCGACGAAACGGCTGTAGCGATTTTGGAGGACCGGGGGAAGTCGGTTCACCTCAGAGGGTCGTTTCTCGCAACCCAGGCTGCCTCGCATCGGCCGTATGGCGGAGTCGTTCCTGAGATCGCCGTGCGAGAGCATGCGCGCAACCTGCCGCTGGGCGTTGAGCGTGTACTGGCGGAAGCTTCCCTCAGGGTGGGGGATCTTCAAGGGGTTGCGGCAACCCGAGGTCCAGGCCTGGCCAGTTCCCTTTTGGTGGGGTATGCCTTTGGCCGCTCTCTTGCTCTGGGCTTGCAGCGACCTTTTTGGGGGATCAACCACTTGGAGGGGCATTTGCTCTCTCCTTTTTGGGGTCATTTTGACGAGATTCCGTTTCCTTTTCTTGGCTTGATTGTAAGCGGAGGCCATACGCTCTTGGTTCTGGCCAAGGAGTTGGGAGATTACCAACGGGTGGCAAGCACCGTTGATGATGCCGCCGGGGAAGCGCTTGACAAGATCGCCCGGCTTTTGGGCTTGGGCTATCCAGGGGGTCCTGCCATAGAAAGAATGGCGCAACAAGGCAATCCCAAGCGGTATGTTTTCCCTCAGGCATGCCGAGAAAAAGGGGATCGTCGCTTTTCCTTTAGTGGGCTAAAGACGGCTGTTCGCTACTTTATCCAAAACCATGAGGGGCATCTTGGGGATGGATCCTTTTTAGCCGACGTTTGTGCTTCGGTCCAGGAGGCCGTCATGGAGGTGTTGGCCAAAAAGACGGTCGAGACGGCCATCGCCTATGGGGTTAGCGTTGTGGCTCTTTCGGGGGGCGTCGCATGCAATCAAAGGCTTCGGCAACTGTTTGCGGAGTATTGTCATGCCCACCAGCTACGTCTGGCTGTCGCGCCACCTGCGCTGTGCACCGATAATGCTATTATGATCGGATGGGTGGCGCTTTTGCGCAGCCGGGCTGGATTGGATGACGATTCCGACAAGCAGATCGACATTGACCCCAACCTTTCCTTATGA
- a CDS encoding RNA polymerase sigma factor yields the protein MDEKTFETLVERFYQPLYRFALALARDEAQAADLTQQAFLQWARKGETLKDPSKVKTWLFTTLYREYLGQKRREARHPTVELEPASPELPTVDPVALARLEAEEVLAALGELDEVFRVPLVLFYLQELSYAEIAQLLQVPLGTVMSRLARGKEKLRMKLAERTSYKKKERGKEGGG from the coding sequence ATGGACGAGAAAACTTTCGAAACCCTGGTAGAGCGTTTCTACCAACCGCTATACCGCTTTGCCCTTGCTCTGGCGAGGGATGAAGCCCAAGCAGCCGATCTTACCCAGCAGGCGTTTCTCCAATGGGCCCGAAAAGGTGAAACGCTCAAGGATCCGAGCAAAGTCAAGACCTGGTTGTTTACAACCCTCTACCGCGAATATCTGGGCCAGAAGCGACGAGAGGCACGACATCCAACGGTGGAGCTCGAACCGGCCTCCCCGGAACTTCCCACGGTGGATCCGGTAGCCTTGGCTCGCTTGGAGGCTGAGGAGGTCCTTGCGGCACTGGGAGAACTGGACGAGGTCTTTCGTGTTCCTCTCGTCCTCTTCTATCTTCAGGAGCTTTCCTATGCGGAAATTGCCCAGCTGCTGCAAGTTCCCCTGGGGACCGTCATGTCCCGATTGGCTCGAGGAAAGGAAAAATTGCGGATGAAGCTGGCGGAACGTACCTCTTATAAAAAGAAAGAGCGCGGCAAAGAAGGCGGAGGATAA
- the lepB gene encoding signal peptidase I: MSFWQDWKARLARRRAVVEGKHFYRFFKRQRLYFQHRWNDRELREILQYEQELGIALQEGDPRQLPPLVARGEKLAGRFFPSSRWQRLQENVEVGFVAITVALAIRSYVLQPFKIPTDSMKPTLYGIQLLTPPKRVPGFLERLWERAVFGRTYHTIVFEKGGTLLEMREGQLSPWFEYTDLVLDSGERKRIWVPSQVLATKGGVFPGMNFAPGTKVSFVLQTGDQVLVNKWIYYFRQPRKGDPFVFKTMGIEDIEFRLRERGIEGSQYYIKRCVGTPGDRISLQPPYLLINGSPYWSHKKMREIMEKKDGYHGYVVLPGQKFLRSPQEVYVLGPKQYWAMGDNSPDSLDSRFWGPVPKQNVVGEAVWVYWPLGPRWGLIR, from the coding sequence ATGAGTTTTTGGCAGGATTGGAAGGCTCGCCTGGCTCGGCGCCGGGCGGTGGTTGAGGGGAAGCATTTCTATCGCTTCTTTAAACGCCAGCGCTTGTATTTTCAGCACCGGTGGAATGATCGAGAACTGCGGGAAATCCTCCAATATGAACAGGAGCTTGGAATTGCCCTTCAAGAAGGGGATCCTCGGCAGCTACCTCCTCTGGTAGCGCGGGGAGAAAAATTGGCGGGACGTTTTTTCCCTTCCAGTCGGTGGCAGCGGTTACAGGAAAACGTTGAGGTGGGCTTTGTTGCTATCACGGTAGCCTTGGCAATCCGATCCTATGTGCTGCAGCCTTTTAAGATTCCCACCGATTCTATGAAACCGACCCTTTATGGAATCCAGCTTTTGACTCCACCGAAACGGGTTCCGGGCTTCTTGGAACGGCTTTGGGAGCGCGCGGTTTTTGGCAGAACGTATCATACAATTGTTTTTGAAAAAGGAGGAACCCTTCTGGAGATGCGAGAGGGGCAATTGAGTCCCTGGTTTGAATACACCGATCTTGTGCTTGACAGCGGCGAGCGGAAACGGATTTGGGTGCCGTCACAGGTGCTGGCAACGAAAGGGGGTGTTTTTCCTGGGATGAATTTCGCTCCGGGAACGAAAGTTTCTTTTGTCCTTCAAACTGGGGATCAAGTCTTGGTGAACAAGTGGATTTACTATTTTCGCCAGCCAAGGAAGGGGGATCCGTTTGTTTTTAAGACCATGGGGATCGAAGATATTGAGTTCCGGTTAAGGGAACGAGGTATAGAGGGATCCCAATATTATATTAAGCGGTGCGTGGGAACACCGGGCGATAGGATTTCGTTGCAGCCACCCTATTTGTTGATCAATGGATCTCCGTACTGGTCCCATAAGAAAATGCGAGAGATTATGGAGAAAAAGGATGGGTATCATGGTTATGTTGTATTGCCCGGCCAAAAATTTTTGAGATCGCCGCAAGAGGTTTACGTATTGGGGCCGAAGCAGTACTGGGCGATGGGCGACAATAGCCCGGACAGTCTGGATAGCCGGTTTTGGGGTCCAGTGCCTAAGCAAAACGTCGTGGGAGAGGCCGTTTGGGTTTACTGGCCGTTGGGTCCAAGATGGGGGCTCATCCGGTAA
- a CDS encoding bifunctional methionine sulfoxide reductase B/A protein: MESSRENSQDWKKVLSSEVYRVTREKGTEPPFSGKYCHHYAPGYYVCVCCGAPLLFSETKFDSGTGWPSFYAALRPEAIRTQPDYSHGMVREEILCARCHAHLGHRFPDGPPPTGLRYCVNSLALRFCHATSPSVSKGVRPDRVERAVFAAGCFWGVEAAFRKTPGVAATCVGYTGGNVPNPTYRLVCTGTTGHAEAVEVLYDPGVVSYGMLLKVFEKIHDPTSYHRQGPDWGSQYRSAIFYDTPEQREEAERWKKEAQKRYSASIVTEILPAGPFYEAEEYHQRYHEKHGLMGCGQ; the protein is encoded by the coding sequence ATGGAATCGTCACGGGAAAACTCTCAGGATTGGAAAAAGGTGCTTAGCTCGGAAGTGTATCGGGTGACTCGCGAGAAAGGCACAGAACCCCCGTTTTCGGGCAAATATTGCCACCACTACGCGCCTGGCTACTACGTGTGCGTGTGCTGCGGGGCTCCGCTTCTATTCTCGGAAACCAAGTTTGATTCGGGAACCGGCTGGCCCAGTTTTTATGCCGCGCTGCGGCCGGAAGCGATTCGCACGCAACCCGATTATAGTCATGGGATGGTCCGTGAGGAAATCCTCTGTGCCCGTTGTCATGCGCATCTAGGTCATCGGTTTCCCGATGGTCCGCCGCCGACGGGACTACGGTATTGTGTCAACTCGCTTGCTCTTCGGTTCTGTCATGCAACCTCACCAAGCGTTTCTAAGGGAGTCCGGCCGGATCGAGTAGAACGGGCCGTTTTCGCAGCAGGATGTTTTTGGGGAGTCGAGGCTGCCTTTCGTAAAACACCCGGCGTGGCGGCAACGTGCGTGGGGTACACTGGGGGAAACGTTCCCAATCCGACCTACCGGTTAGTTTGTACCGGGACAACGGGTCATGCGGAAGCAGTGGAAGTCCTCTATGATCCTGGAGTGGTGAGTTATGGAATGTTACTAAAAGTGTTTGAAAAGATTCATGATCCCACTTCGTATCATCGACAAGGTCCCGACTGGGGTTCCCAGTATCGTTCAGCCATTTTTTATGATACACCCGAGCAAAGGGAGGAAGCAGAGCGCTGGAAAAAAGAGGCGCAAAAACGTTATAGCGCTTCGATCGTGACCGAAATTTTACCCGCAGGTCCTTTTTACGAGGCTGAGGAGTATCACCAGCGGTATCACGAAAAACACGGCTTGATGGGATGTGGTCAGTGA
- the rpiB gene encoding ribose 5-phosphate isomerase B, which produces MKIALASDHAGFRYKETIKKFLQQLGHQVVDFGTHSEDPVDYPDFVRPAALAVARGECERGIVLGGSGNGEAMVANKVRGIRCALCWNEESARLARQHNDANMLSLGQRLLPEVTALAIVRIFLETPFEGGRHIPRLQKMEPQE; this is translated from the coding sequence ATGAAAATTGCTCTTGCCTCCGACCACGCGGGTTTCCGGTACAAGGAAACCATTAAGAAGTTTTTACAGCAACTAGGGCACCAAGTCGTCGACTTTGGCACCCATTCGGAAGACCCCGTCGATTATCCTGATTTTGTTCGTCCTGCAGCCCTGGCCGTAGCGCGAGGAGAGTGCGAGCGGGGGATCGTACTGGGTGGCTCAGGAAATGGCGAAGCCATGGTGGCTAATAAAGTTCGGGGAATTCGATGTGCTCTGTGCTGGAACGAAGAAAGCGCACGACTAGCTCGGCAACATAATGACGCCAACATGCTCTCGCTGGGCCAAAGGCTTCTTCCGGAAGTAACTGCACTAGCCATTGTCCGGATTTTTTTGGAAACTCCCTTTGAGGGAGGGCGGCACATCCCCAGGCTGCAAAAAATGGAGCCACAGGAGTAA
- the lepA gene encoding translation elongation factor 4: protein MSEKDSFHSFGQAVDASRVRNFSIIAHVDHGKTTLSDRLLQRTGTIPQRQMEDQVLDAMDLERERGITIKAHPVTMYYQARDGQTYLLNLIDTPGHVDFSYEVSRSLAACEGALLVVDASQGVQAQTVANVQLALRQNLVVVPVINKIDLPTADVEGVRHQLEEILAIPKEEAILASAKEGIGIDEVLEAIVTRFPPPSVPEDGLLRALIFDSVYDPFRGVVLYVRLFSGRISRGDRILLFSTGRTYEVKEVGIFRPKPVEVDHLVAGFTGYVVANIRSPEEVSVGETVTSAQCPVPEPLPGFRRVLPMVYSGLYPLNPADFEKLKSALFRLKLNDAALQFTQEHSVALGSGFRCGFLGLLHMEIVQERLRREYEVEIVATYPSVVYRIVLTQGKTLEVYSPAFWPDPSQIEEVMEPYVEAILIVPNDCIGDVLQLVLEKRGTCRSMETVDSKRILLRCEIPLAEILVDFHDRLKTITRGYGSMDYEFTGYRPADLVKLDILVNGEPVEAFSCIVAKEKAQARGRALVGKLKDLIPPHLFKVAIQAAVGGKILAREDVRALAKNVTAKCYGGDITRKRKLWEKQKEGKKRMRAFGRVNIPQEAFLEVLKVDVET, encoded by the coding sequence ATGAGCGAAAAGGATTCCTTTCATTCCTTCGGCCAAGCTGTGGATGCCTCTAGGGTTAGGAACTTTAGCATCATTGCCCACGTAGACCACGGGAAGACAACGCTTTCCGATCGGCTGCTGCAACGAACCGGCACAATTCCCCAGCGCCAGATGGAAGACCAGGTATTGGACGCTATGGACCTCGAGCGAGAACGAGGAATCACGATTAAGGCCCATCCGGTGACCATGTACTATCAAGCAAGAGACGGTCAGACATATCTTTTGAATCTCATCGACACGCCGGGACATGTCGATTTTTCGTACGAAGTGTCGCGAAGCCTTGCTGCGTGCGAAGGAGCCCTTTTGGTTGTGGATGCCTCCCAAGGAGTACAGGCCCAGACGGTGGCCAACGTGCAGCTGGCTTTGCGACAAAATCTCGTGGTTGTACCCGTGATTAACAAAATTGATTTACCCACAGCGGACGTCGAAGGGGTGCGCCACCAGTTGGAAGAGATCCTTGCTATTCCAAAGGAAGAAGCGATTCTAGCCAGTGCCAAGGAGGGAATCGGAATTGACGAGGTCCTAGAGGCAATCGTCACCCGGTTCCCGCCGCCGTCCGTCCCGGAAGACGGATTGTTACGGGCTCTCATTTTTGATTCCGTTTATGATCCATTTCGTGGGGTTGTTCTCTACGTTCGTCTTTTTAGCGGAAGGATTTCCCGCGGCGATCGCATTCTTCTTTTTTCGACCGGCCGGACCTACGAAGTAAAAGAAGTCGGGATTTTTCGGCCCAAGCCGGTAGAGGTTGACCATTTGGTCGCAGGGTTCACCGGGTACGTCGTTGCCAATATTCGATCTCCGGAAGAGGTTAGCGTGGGAGAAACGGTTACGAGTGCTCAATGCCCGGTTCCGGAGCCCTTACCCGGTTTCCGCAGGGTTCTTCCTATGGTCTATAGCGGCCTTTATCCGCTTAATCCTGCCGATTTTGAGAAACTCAAATCAGCTCTGTTCCGGCTTAAGCTCAATGATGCTGCACTGCAATTTACCCAGGAACATTCAGTTGCCTTGGGTTCCGGGTTTCGATGTGGCTTCTTGGGGCTTCTTCATATGGAAATTGTCCAGGAACGGCTTCGAAGGGAATATGAAGTCGAAATTGTCGCGACGTATCCGAGTGTTGTCTACCGGATTGTCCTTACCCAGGGGAAGACCCTGGAGGTTTACAGCCCGGCCTTTTGGCCGGATCCCTCTCAAATCGAGGAGGTGATGGAACCTTATGTGGAGGCTATCCTCATTGTCCCAAACGACTGTATTGGGGACGTACTCCAACTGGTGTTAGAAAAACGGGGAACGTGTCGGAGCATGGAAACAGTGGATTCAAAAAGAATCCTTTTGAGGTGCGAAATCCCGCTGGCAGAGATCTTGGTAGATTTTCATGATCGGCTCAAAACCATTACTCGCGGTTACGGGTCCATGGATTACGAGTTTACAGGATACCGGCCTGCGGATCTGGTTAAGCTCGACATTCTTGTGAACGGAGAGCCCGTGGAAGCGTTTTCTTGCATTGTGGCGAAAGAGAAGGCGCAGGCGCGGGGTCGAGCTTTGGTGGGGAAACTCAAGGATCTGATCCCCCCTCATTTGTTTAAGGTGGCAATCCAGGCGGCCGTGGGAGGCAAAATCCTCGCTCGCGAGGATGTGAGGGCTCTGGCCAAAAATGTGACCGCCAAGTGCTACGGGGGAGATATCACCCGAAAACGGAAGCTTTGGGAAAAACAGAAAGAGGGTAAAAAAAGGATGAGGGCGTTCGGGCGAGTGAACATTCCTCAGGAGGCTTTTCTGGAAGTATTGAAAGTCGACGTGGAAACATGA
- the pqqC gene encoding pyrroloquinoline-quinone synthase PqqC produces the protein MSEPLSHDEFASRLRAIGEASYHDRHPFHVLMNEGKLTREQLQGWVANRFYYQTQIPIKDAAILSRCPDREIRREWIRRIHEHDGWMEDEGGIERWLRLGESVGLCRKELWQHKYLLPGVRFAVDAYVEFCRSHSWLEGVASSLTELFAPSLHQKRLEAFRKFYPWMGEQALEYGKTRLVQAPRDVEFALRVVLERARSWELQKRCLEALHFKCQLLWAMLDAIYLAYVIGVRMPQPPWSEA, from the coding sequence ATGTCTGAACCGCTTTCGCATGACGAATTTGCTTCCCGGCTTCGAGCAATTGGTGAAGCGAGTTACCATGACCGGCATCCCTTTCATGTCCTCATGAACGAAGGGAAGCTTACCCGGGAACAGCTTCAGGGATGGGTCGCCAATCGCTTTTACTACCAGACGCAAATTCCCATTAAGGATGCTGCTATTCTTTCTCGATGCCCAGACCGTGAAATTCGGCGGGAGTGGATCCGGAGGATCCATGAACATGACGGTTGGATGGAAGATGAGGGTGGGATTGAGCGCTGGCTGCGACTTGGGGAGTCCGTGGGACTTTGTCGAAAAGAGCTCTGGCAGCACAAGTACCTCTTACCCGGGGTGCGTTTTGCGGTGGACGCCTACGTCGAGTTTTGCCGCTCGCATTCGTGGCTGGAAGGGGTAGCCTCCTCGTTAACGGAACTTTTTGCGCCATCACTTCACCAGAAGCGTTTGGAAGCTTTTCGGAAGTTTTATCCCTGGATGGGTGAGCAAGCGTTGGAATATGGGAAAACTCGGCTGGTCCAGGCTCCCAGAGATGTGGAGTTTGCGCTGCGCGTTGTCCTCGAGCGAGCTCGAAGCTGGGAGCTACAAAAACGGTGTCTAGAAGCGTTGCATTTCAAGTGCCAGCTTCTATGGGCCATGCTGGATGCCATCTACTTGGCATACGTTATTGGTGTGCGAATGCCTCAACCTCCATGGAGCGAAGCGTAA
- a CDS encoding UDP-glucuronic acid decarboxylase family protein, with product MRTAVVTGAAGFLGSHLTDRLLAEGYRVIGIDNFLTGSRANVEHLQGEAKFELLVQDVTQYLDIEGPVDIVFHFASPASPVDYLELPIQTLKVGSLGTYRALGLAKAKRARFLLASTSECYGDPLVHPQSEDYWGNVNPIGPRGVYDEAKRFAEALTMAYHRVHGVHTHIARIFNTYGPRMRLRDGRVVPAFISQALTGKPLTVFGDGSQTRSFCYVSDLIEGIYRLACSDYHEPINLGNPVELTIREFAELIRRLTGSSSTILYEPLPVDDPKQRRPDITRARRILGWEPKVDLETGLRWTVDWFKARLKMTTE from the coding sequence ATGAGAACAGCGGTGGTCACGGGAGCCGCAGGCTTTTTGGGAAGCCATTTGACAGACCGCTTGTTGGCGGAAGGATATCGGGTGATAGGGATCGACAATTTTTTGACGGGGAGTCGGGCCAATGTGGAACATTTGCAGGGGGAAGCGAAGTTTGAACTCCTCGTGCAGGACGTGACGCAGTATTTGGATATTGAAGGGCCGGTGGATATTGTATTCCACTTTGCCTCACCAGCCAGCCCCGTTGATTACCTTGAGCTTCCCATTCAGACTCTCAAAGTAGGGTCGCTGGGGACGTATCGGGCGTTAGGATTGGCGAAAGCGAAGCGAGCGCGTTTCCTGCTTGCTTCGACTTCGGAGTGTTACGGAGATCCGCTTGTTCATCCGCAATCTGAGGACTATTGGGGGAACGTGAACCCGATTGGGCCGCGTGGTGTGTATGACGAAGCGAAACGCTTTGCCGAAGCACTAACGATGGCGTATCATCGGGTTCATGGAGTACATACGCATATTGCGCGGATTTTTAATACGTATGGACCAAGGATGCGGTTGCGGGATGGAAGGGTTGTGCCAGCCTTTATTAGCCAGGCTCTGACGGGTAAGCCTTTAACGGTTTTTGGAGATGGATCGCAAACACGGAGTTTCTGTTACGTATCGGATTTGATCGAAGGGATTTATCGCCTTGCTTGTTCGGATTATCACGAACCGATTAATTTGGGAAACCCGGTCGAATTGACGATTCGAGAATTCGCGGAACTGATTCGTCGTCTCACGGGCAGTTCCAGCACGATTCTTTATGAGCCGCTTCCCGTAGACGATCCCAAGCAGAGAAGACCCGATATTACCCGGGCACGCAGGATTCTCGGATGGGAACCAAAGGTGGATCTTGAAACAGGGCTTCGCTGGACGGTGGATTGGTTTAAGGCACGATTGAAAATGACAACGGAGTGA